The following proteins are co-located in the Pyrococcus abyssi GE5 genome:
- a CDS encoding GbsR/MarR family transcriptional regulator: protein MSLEEAKRIIMETFANTARRLGQSELVGYIYGALFLANDPLSLSDIAEITGYSISHISSAMKVLEGVGLVQRIKKPGDRRAYFVATKNFSEWRSSAFYEKILRDIDETKESIMRALEELEGEQGSEVEEIKEKLKMALRRNEVARKLLTLIMQFKSEEELLKVLESCLKKE from the coding sequence ATGAGTTTAGAAGAGGCAAAGAGGATAATCATGGAAACCTTCGCTAACACGGCTAGAAGATTGGGACAGAGCGAATTGGTTGGTTACATATATGGTGCACTCTTTTTGGCTAATGATCCCCTCAGTTTGAGCGACATAGCGGAAATAACCGGTTACTCAATATCTCACATAAGCTCTGCAATGAAAGTCTTAGAGGGCGTTGGGTTGGTGCAAAGGATTAAGAAACCTGGAGATAGAAGGGCTTACTTTGTTGCGACAAAGAACTTCTCAGAATGGAGAAGCTCGGCGTTCTATGAGAAGATACTTAGGGACATCGACGAAACTAAGGAAAGCATAATGAGAGCCCTTGAGGAGCTTGAAGGAGAGCAAGGTTCGGAAGTTGAAGAGATAAAAGAAAAGCTTAAGATGGCCCTAAGGAGGAACGAAGTTGCAAGAAAATTGCTGACACTAATTATGCAGTTTAAATCCGAGGAGGAACTCCTTAAAGTTCTTGAGAGTTGCTTAAAGAAAGAATAA
- a CDS encoding hydrophobe/amphiphile efflux-3 (HAE3) family transporter, with product MLRKIARVIVIYRHSLAVVTMFLLILSAYGITQLRFETDLSKQLPEDLEAVKSYFTLQNEFGGSGSALIYVKIKNNDNVVDIRDPKIIEAMYSLEQRLREKEYVTDTFSIADLMVQILGRLPKNMDEVKFVLNMLPPEARNGLISGDYSSTIIIVNLNREKNQKALVRVYNDIEREIERTNFPQGVEVVLTGDLGITYKILEMLQNDMNRTMAISGIIVVLILLYFYKSPIRMLVPLVPLIFGVVMTLGFMGLLGIPLDIATTTVGAMIIGMGIDYGVHVTNRYYEERGKGKSLEEAAEEAIAETGKALLGAALTTIAGFLALSISILPSLKRLSVSLVMGLGLAALNAVIVTPALAILEEEFREKVMKKKEIIAIGGGKSKISFIFSMLGKAIKRSPWTALLIALIISGVSLYGASKITTEVRLEKMIPTDLPEIQALSDIRSEFGGQDEVTILIKADDVRDPTLVRDILRFEREIKADSYINNVFETQSIADVVIQKYGYIPQDKEKISEAIEGSSLVSSDYSMTIIKLKGNFMGVTQSEFNRIMEYFERAIQRADFPPGVKVELAGESYLNYVLNDLVNEELGKISTIGTLIVVMVVFAIFRRPTVSIAMIMPMFLGALWTIGYMGLAGIPFSQTLAGVVSMIVGLGVDYGMHITHRFLEELNEGNKTPIITALESVGPGIFVGALTTAGGFLALLSAQLTAIHDFGRVLAVGIFASMFAAYLVTPAILQLEFGRKISKEVRE from the coding sequence ATGTTAAGGAAAATCGCGAGGGTGATCGTGATTTACAGGCATAGTCTTGCCGTTGTAACGATGTTCCTACTCATATTGTCAGCTTATGGTATAACGCAGCTAAGATTCGAGACCGATCTATCTAAACAACTACCAGAAGATTTAGAAGCCGTGAAAAGTTATTTTACCCTTCAAAATGAATTTGGGGGTAGTGGCTCTGCCTTAATCTACGTGAAGATAAAGAACAACGATAACGTCGTTGATATTAGGGACCCAAAAATCATAGAGGCCATGTATTCCCTTGAGCAACGGTTGAGAGAGAAGGAATACGTTACTGACACCTTTAGCATCGCCGATTTGATGGTTCAAATTCTGGGAAGATTGCCAAAAAATATGGACGAAGTTAAGTTCGTCCTGAACATGCTTCCACCGGAAGCTAGAAATGGCCTTATCAGTGGTGATTACTCTTCAACAATAATTATAGTTAACCTGAACAGGGAAAAGAACCAAAAGGCCCTCGTCAGGGTATATAACGATATAGAGAGGGAAATAGAAAGAACTAATTTTCCCCAGGGTGTTGAAGTCGTCTTGACGGGCGATTTAGGAATAACGTACAAGATTCTCGAGATGCTCCAAAACGACATGAATAGAACAATGGCCATCTCGGGAATAATAGTAGTGCTAATCTTGCTGTACTTTTACAAATCTCCAATAAGGATGTTAGTTCCATTGGTTCCCCTTATCTTCGGAGTTGTAATGACGCTCGGCTTTATGGGACTCCTAGGAATACCCCTCGACATAGCAACGACAACCGTTGGAGCTATGATAATCGGTATGGGAATTGATTACGGTGTTCACGTTACCAATAGATACTACGAAGAGAGGGGGAAAGGAAAGTCCCTAGAGGAAGCGGCCGAAGAGGCAATAGCAGAGACCGGTAAGGCCCTACTCGGAGCGGCCCTAACAACCATAGCTGGATTTTTGGCATTATCAATCTCTATCCTTCCATCGCTCAAGAGACTGAGCGTTAGTCTCGTTATGGGGCTAGGGCTAGCGGCATTAAATGCGGTAATAGTAACACCGGCTTTGGCAATTCTAGAAGAGGAGTTTCGAGAGAAAGTCATGAAGAAAAAAGAGATCATAGCTATTGGAGGGGGAAAAAGCAAGATAAGCTTCATATTCTCAATGCTGGGCAAAGCGATAAAGAGGAGTCCATGGACGGCACTTTTAATAGCCTTGATAATTTCGGGGGTCTCCCTATACGGAGCCTCTAAGATAACTACCGAGGTTAGACTTGAAAAAATGATTCCCACAGACCTTCCAGAGATTCAGGCTTTAAGCGATATAAGGTCGGAATTTGGTGGTCAAGATGAAGTTACAATCCTAATAAAGGCCGATGACGTTAGAGATCCAACCCTTGTTAGAGACATTCTCAGGTTTGAAAGGGAAATAAAGGCAGATTCTTACATCAATAACGTCTTTGAGACTCAGAGCATAGCGGACGTGGTAATCCAAAAGTACGGGTATATTCCCCAAGACAAGGAAAAGATATCGGAGGCCATTGAAGGATCCTCCCTAGTCTCTTCGGATTATTCAATGACTATAATAAAGCTAAAAGGCAACTTCATGGGGGTAACCCAAAGTGAATTCAACAGGATAATGGAGTACTTTGAGAGGGCAATTCAAAGGGCAGACTTTCCGCCAGGAGTCAAGGTTGAACTCGCAGGAGAATCGTACTTGAATTACGTTCTCAACGATCTTGTAAACGAAGAGCTAGGAAAGATTTCAACAATAGGAACGCTAATCGTCGTTATGGTTGTATTTGCAATATTTAGAAGGCCAACGGTTTCTATAGCGATGATAATGCCGATGTTCTTAGGAGCTTTGTGGACTATAGGATATATGGGTCTCGCAGGGATCCCATTTTCACAAACGTTAGCGGGAGTCGTTTCAATGATAGTTGGGCTTGGCGTTGATTATGGAATGCACATAACACATAGGTTCCTTGAAGAGCTAAATGAAGGAAATAAGACACCAATAATAACGGCCCTAGAAAGCGTTGGACCGGGAATTTTTGTGGGAGCATTGACAACGGCCGGAGGATTTTTAGCTTTACTTTCAGCTCAACTCACGGCTATTCACGACTTTGGAAGAGTTCTCGCCGTTGGGATATTCGCTTCGATGTTTGCAGCTTATCTTGTCACCCCCGCAATACTCCAGCTTGAATTTGGAAGGAAAATTTCCAAGGAGGTGAGAGAATGA
- a CDS encoding DUF373 family protein, producing the protein MKILVLAIDRDDDFGVKAGVKGPVIGRDSCLDAAVKLSLADPEDSDANTLFAAIKLYDELKKKGEFDEVEVALITGHPNVGVESDLRLSKQLDEVLKKFPADGVIPVTDGAEDEQIFPIITSKVPIISTRRVVVKQSPGIETTWYIIVRYLKEMMSDPEVSKVVLGIPGLIVLLYGIAKIISIKYPPSAQIVSSTVTGVVMLIVGGYFFSKGFRLKPITSLVRIVSRGLITFIGVVTGFIVMLGGAINVYLTLESIAENMIGGIPTSELIAFLIYLNAFNKYFILGLGIMISGKIIQEYLRRDPHIWYYIASFLMLPAFWKVIDLMTIYSNPLIKKSPETLIAGVLLVLIDLTLSIIISIKLREEVKKWSSASS; encoded by the coding sequence ATGAAGATTTTAGTCCTCGCAATAGATAGGGACGATGACTTTGGAGTTAAGGCTGGTGTTAAGGGTCCTGTGATTGGTCGGGATAGCTGTCTCGATGCTGCCGTGAAATTGAGTTTAGCCGATCCTGAGGATAGCGATGCGAACACTCTCTTCGCCGCTATAAAGCTTTATGACGAGCTTAAAAAGAAAGGAGAGTTTGACGAAGTTGAAGTTGCCCTCATTACTGGTCATCCAAACGTTGGAGTTGAGAGCGACTTAAGGCTAAGTAAGCAACTTGATGAAGTTCTCAAAAAATTCCCTGCCGATGGCGTCATTCCGGTTACAGACGGTGCCGAAGATGAACAAATCTTTCCAATTATAACTTCAAAAGTTCCAATAATAAGCACTAGGAGGGTTGTGGTAAAGCAAAGCCCTGGGATAGAGACAACTTGGTATATAATAGTTAGGTACCTAAAGGAGATGATGAGTGATCCTGAGGTTTCAAAAGTTGTCCTCGGCATCCCTGGGTTAATAGTTCTCCTTTATGGTATAGCCAAGATAATATCCATAAAATATCCTCCAAGTGCTCAGATAGTGTCTTCGACGGTAACTGGTGTTGTAATGCTAATAGTAGGGGGATACTTTTTCTCTAAAGGGTTTAGATTAAAGCCAATAACCTCCCTGGTTAGAATCGTTAGCAGAGGGTTAATAACGTTCATTGGCGTTGTGACTGGATTTATAGTCATGCTCGGAGGTGCAATAAACGTCTACCTAACTCTCGAAAGTATAGCAGAGAATATGATAGGAGGAATTCCGACGAGCGAACTAATAGCCTTCCTGATATACTTAAATGCTTTCAACAAGTACTTTATCCTTGGTCTTGGGATCATGATCTCTGGTAAGATAATCCAGGAATACTTGAGGCGTGATCCTCACATATGGTACTACATTGCGAGCTTCTTGATGCTACCTGCATTTTGGAAGGTTATAGACTTAATGACGATATATTCAAATCCATTAATTAAAAAAAGTCCAGAAACGTTAATAGCTGGCGTGCTCTTAGTGTTAATAGACCTTACCCTTAGCATTATTATTAGCATAAAATTGAGGGAAGAAGTAAAGAAATGGTCTAGTGCCTCCTCTTGA
- a CDS encoding glycine C-acetyltransferase codes for MGKLDWIKEELEELKKKGLYVTIRVLQSAQGPWVVVNGKRVLNMCSNNYLGLAAHPKIKEAAIRAILDYGVGAGAVRTIAGTMELHVELEEKLAKFKKREAAILFQSGYNANLGAISALLRKGEDGIFLSEELNHASIIDGMRLSGAPKVIYKHLDMDDLKKKLEENKDKKKKIIVTDGVFSMDGDLAPLPEIVELAEQYDAIVYVDDAHGEGVLGSHGRGIVDHFNLHDKVDFEMGTLSKAFGVIGGYVAGPEEAIEYLKQRARPFLFSSAMNPPDVAAAIAAVEILQKSDDLVKKLWDNTHFLQKGLRDLGYDLGNTKHPITPVMLYDEKLAQEFSRRLYEEYNIFAQAIVYPTVPLGTARIRLEPSAAHTKEDLKLVIDAFEDLGKKTGFLK; via the coding sequence ATGGGGAAGCTTGACTGGATTAAGGAAGAGCTCGAAGAACTTAAGAAAAAAGGTCTTTACGTGACTATAAGGGTTCTTCAGAGTGCCCAGGGACCATGGGTTGTTGTTAATGGAAAAAGAGTTCTAAACATGTGTTCAAACAACTATCTAGGCTTAGCGGCTCATCCGAAGATTAAAGAAGCTGCAATTAGAGCTATTCTGGACTATGGTGTTGGAGCTGGAGCGGTTAGAACCATAGCTGGAACTATGGAACTTCATGTTGAGCTTGAGGAAAAGTTGGCAAAGTTCAAGAAGAGAGAGGCTGCAATTCTCTTCCAGAGTGGTTACAACGCAAATCTTGGAGCAATAAGCGCTCTCCTAAGAAAGGGAGAAGATGGTATATTCCTAAGCGAAGAACTAAACCACGCGAGCATAATAGACGGAATGAGGCTTAGCGGTGCGCCCAAGGTTATATACAAGCACCTCGATATGGATGACCTAAAGAAGAAGCTCGAGGAGAACAAGGATAAGAAGAAGAAAATAATCGTCACGGATGGAGTATTCTCTATGGATGGTGACTTGGCTCCACTACCGGAGATAGTTGAACTGGCTGAGCAATATGATGCGATAGTTTACGTTGACGATGCACACGGAGAAGGAGTGCTTGGAAGCCATGGAAGGGGAATAGTTGACCACTTCAACTTGCATGACAAAGTTGACTTTGAAATGGGAACCCTCAGCAAAGCCTTCGGTGTAATTGGTGGATACGTCGCTGGACCTGAGGAAGCCATAGAGTACCTCAAGCAGAGGGCGAGGCCATTCCTATTCTCGAGTGCAATGAATCCACCAGACGTTGCCGCAGCTATAGCTGCCGTTGAAATACTTCAGAAGAGCGACGATTTGGTGAAGAAGCTTTGGGATAACACTCACTTCCTCCAGAAGGGACTAAGGGACTTGGGTTATGATTTGGGCAACACCAAGCATCCAATTACACCAGTAATGCTATACGATGAGAAGCTTGCCCAGGAGTTCTCGAGAAGGCTTTACGAGGAATACAACATATTTGCCCAGGCAATAGTTTATCCAACCGTTCCGCTCGGAACTGCGAGGATAAGGCTTGAGCCTTCAGCGGCTCACACTAAGGAAGACCTAAAGCTTGTAATTGATGCATTTGAGGACTTAGGAAAGAAAACTGGCTTCTTGAAGTGA
- a CDS encoding MTH1187 family thiamine-binding protein, with translation MSVIIEFSIVPLGEVSVSKYVAKVIDLLRERGIKYQLTPMGTIIEVKSLGEGLEIIREAHELMFTFGFKRVLTTIRIDERRDKERSMEDKVKSVLEKLEVEA, from the coding sequence ATGTCCGTGATAATCGAGTTCTCAATAGTTCCCTTAGGCGAAGTTAGTGTTAGTAAATACGTGGCGAAAGTCATAGATCTTCTCAGGGAGAGAGGTATTAAGTATCAACTTACCCCAATGGGAACTATTATTGAGGTTAAATCCTTGGGGGAAGGATTGGAGATAATAAGAGAGGCCCATGAATTGATGTTTACCTTTGGATTTAAGAGAGTTTTAACGACGATAAGGATTGACGAGAGAAGGGACAAGGAGAGGTCAATGGAAGATAAGGTGAAATCTGTTCTTGAAAAGCTTGAGGTGGAAGCGTGA
- a CDS encoding COG1361 S-layer family protein: MKKAMALILGLILGSLVQPSLAQGPELLYEGYMNKGDYLLVGPLMILLKDVVYDINDGKWKGVFIVFNEDMEPIGPNLTLIYVPDPQKVRTLLQNQTFLRAMAETLGYNPDNPIEYAEFLRWLSTASQMEIWNAIVKTIDEHPELGIRLEDISKPYYVPNARPVGVNETIKIEYRGKTVYITVLSAYPNGVKVSISGPIQWRASMVQGLLLSKIDVKGTIKPGQYFTVEVHLKNIGSRKVRFVTAVLSPTPVVPSSTKFKTEEESLATTVPQVLTQTGTIQGTLYPVESSVKFIDLIEPGEDKVIKFLYKVNENAKPGDYPLYLTVIYFAYTTGENLEQRTLYDTAVVTVARDYEANFIIVQNVPRIVHPGEDFTINVTFKNMGEDPAKDVRGTLILEDITGRVFTPVSPSNFYRKFVDPGMEFNETFKLHVSESAKTGTYTFKIRLKYYSGNSNQEKTQDFTISTTVIRRREAFIEIDNVTLTPEKIEPGTTFNITLRLRNVGEGYAKGLEVRIVPTKALVRREIKKVDLSQLSNLPIPGGKELAKNLQTALNQVIGQIAQEEVSAFLPIGEDNVKYNGVIMPNQTIEIHFTLKANERLENNIYPIKIEIKYLSSPDDKLISDERIIGIDVTGSEKLVISSISTSPSRILPGTSNVEISFKIENVGDGKADYIIIMPNPQFPFKLSETSDQIINVGSLGKGDSAQASFKVDVDENAKSGRYLIPLTIEYKDPTGKFRQIEVNIPVIIAEKPKLVITDVRFGEKPVQGKDVNIYITVKNVGGEQAESVVIEGVVRSSQPFTLVKRTDYIGTLNPNQTGEGVITLSIEKDAVPKVYNILIRMRAVGDKEKGDDNVYVFEGTIKVPVKENTESKEKLRNLAIGAGILAIVITLLTYFKRRH; encoded by the coding sequence ATGAAGAAAGCGATGGCTTTAATCCTGGGATTAATTTTAGGATCCCTCGTACAGCCCTCACTTGCTCAAGGGCCAGAGCTACTTTACGAGGGATACATGAACAAAGGAGATTATCTCCTCGTTGGCCCCCTAATGATATTGCTAAAAGACGTTGTATACGACATAAATGATGGGAAATGGAAAGGTGTGTTCATAGTCTTTAATGAAGACATGGAGCCAATAGGACCTAATTTAACTTTAATATACGTTCCGGATCCCCAAAAGGTCAGAACTTTGCTTCAAAATCAGACGTTCCTCAGGGCAATGGCCGAAACTTTGGGATATAATCCAGATAATCCCATTGAATATGCTGAATTCTTGAGGTGGCTCTCAACTGCATCCCAGATGGAGATATGGAATGCAATTGTGAAGACAATTGATGAGCATCCCGAATTAGGAATAAGACTCGAAGATATATCAAAACCATATTATGTTCCTAATGCTAGGCCAGTTGGTGTAAATGAGACTATAAAAATTGAATATAGGGGAAAAACAGTTTATATAACCGTTTTAAGTGCATATCCAAATGGTGTAAAAGTTAGCATAAGCGGGCCGATTCAATGGAGAGCTTCGATGGTCCAAGGGCTGCTCTTATCGAAGATAGACGTGAAAGGGACGATAAAACCAGGACAATACTTTACCGTTGAAGTTCATTTAAAGAACATAGGATCCAGGAAAGTTAGATTCGTAACAGCAGTTTTATCTCCAACCCCTGTTGTTCCAAGCTCAACAAAGTTCAAAACTGAAGAAGAAAGCCTAGCAACTACTGTTCCCCAGGTTTTAACACAAACGGGAACGATACAAGGAACTTTGTATCCCGTGGAGAGCTCCGTCAAGTTCATAGACTTAATAGAGCCTGGTGAAGATAAGGTAATAAAGTTCCTCTATAAGGTAAATGAAAATGCAAAGCCCGGAGATTATCCTCTCTACCTTACCGTAATATACTTTGCCTATACCACCGGAGAGAACCTTGAACAGAGAACCCTATATGATACTGCAGTAGTTACGGTTGCTAGAGATTATGAAGCAAACTTCATTATCGTCCAGAATGTCCCCAGGATAGTTCATCCCGGGGAGGACTTTACAATTAACGTTACGTTTAAGAACATGGGTGAGGATCCAGCAAAAGATGTAAGGGGAACTTTAATCCTTGAAGACATAACCGGCAGAGTATTTACGCCGGTATCTCCCAGTAATTTCTATAGGAAGTTCGTTGATCCTGGGATGGAGTTCAATGAAACGTTTAAACTTCACGTTAGCGAATCTGCAAAAACTGGAACTTATACCTTCAAGATAAGGCTGAAGTACTATTCTGGAAACTCTAATCAGGAAAAGACTCAAGATTTTACTATTTCAACGACAGTAATTAGAAGGAGGGAAGCGTTCATAGAGATAGACAACGTAACGCTTACTCCAGAGAAAATAGAGCCAGGAACAACTTTTAACATTACACTAAGATTGAGGAACGTGGGGGAAGGTTACGCCAAGGGGCTCGAAGTTAGGATAGTTCCAACGAAAGCATTAGTGAGGAGGGAGATAAAGAAAGTCGACTTATCACAACTTTCTAACTTGCCAATTCCTGGGGGCAAAGAACTGGCAAAGAATTTACAAACTGCCCTTAACCAAGTTATCGGCCAAATTGCCCAGGAAGAAGTTTCAGCATTCCTACCAATTGGAGAAGATAACGTTAAGTACAATGGTGTTATAATGCCCAATCAGACAATTGAAATTCATTTCACACTAAAGGCTAATGAGAGGCTTGAGAACAACATATACCCCATAAAGATAGAGATTAAGTATCTCTCATCCCCCGATGACAAGTTAATCTCCGACGAGAGGATTATTGGAATAGACGTTACTGGTTCCGAGAAACTTGTCATTTCCTCAATATCCACATCACCATCTAGGATCCTCCCAGGGACATCAAACGTTGAAATTTCGTTTAAGATAGAGAACGTTGGGGATGGAAAGGCTGACTACATCATCATTATGCCGAATCCCCAATTTCCCTTTAAGCTCAGCGAAACAAGTGACCAAATAATAAATGTTGGGAGCCTAGGAAAGGGAGATTCCGCACAGGCTTCATTCAAGGTTGATGTCGACGAGAATGCAAAAAGTGGAAGGTACCTTATCCCACTGACAATTGAGTACAAAGATCCAACGGGCAAGTTTAGGCAAATTGAAGTTAATATACCAGTAATAATAGCCGAGAAGCCCAAACTAGTTATAACCGATGTCAGATTTGGAGAGAAGCCAGTTCAAGGAAAGGACGTCAACATATACATTACAGTAAAGAACGTTGGTGGGGAGCAAGCTGAGAGCGTCGTCATCGAGGGAGTTGTGAGGTCATCACAACCATTCACGCTCGTTAAGAGGACGGACTACATTGGAACACTAAATCCCAACCAGACCGGAGAGGGAGTGATAACGCTTTCCATAGAAAAGGATGCCGTTCCAAAGGTATACAATATACTAATAAGAATGAGGGCCGTTGGAGACAAGGAAAAGGGCGATGATAACGTTTATGTGTTTGAGGGGACGATAAAAGTTCCAGTAAAAGAAAACACTGAAAGTAAAGAGAAGCTAAGGAACTTAGCCATTGGAGCTGGCATACTTGCCATAGTGATTACACTCCTAACGTATTTCAAGAGGAGGCACTAG
- the hisS gene encoding histidine--tRNA ligase: MIERVKGTRDFLPEEMVKRRWVFEKIREVFETYGFKEVLTPVMEYTKLFQLRSGEEVVKQLYAFKDKGGRDVALRPDMTSSVARLYVNSFQTAPKPIKWYYIANMFRYEEPQSGRYREFWQAGVELIGSDKIEADAEVIALFVDSYLSTGLKDFTVNIGDRVLLDEFAKMLGVKDDIGLMRIIDKKDKLSQEEFLKALGEFGLDENGIEKVLNLIEIKGKPDDVLPLAEELFTSERAKEEISRLYNLVDILSWYEVDEWIQIDLGIARGFDYYTSIVFEAIVPNDLGIGSIGGGGRYDNLIEVFGGKPTPATGFAIGIERLIPILEWKGLLPELKAGPDVFVIPVGDSRDVATAIVTRLRKAGIRSDIELSGRKLRKALDYANRIGVRLSIIVGKRDLERGVVTIRDLESGNQVEVPVDNVVTKVRELLNQ; the protein is encoded by the coding sequence ATGATAGAGAGGGTAAAAGGAACCCGAGATTTCCTGCCAGAGGAGATGGTTAAAAGAAGGTGGGTTTTTGAAAAGATTCGAGAGGTCTTCGAAACTTATGGTTTTAAGGAAGTTCTAACCCCTGTAATGGAGTATACTAAGTTGTTCCAGCTAAGAAGCGGCGAGGAAGTTGTGAAACAACTTTACGCGTTTAAAGATAAGGGGGGAAGAGACGTAGCGTTGAGACCAGATATGACATCAAGCGTCGCTAGATTGTACGTTAATTCATTCCAGACTGCTCCAAAGCCGATAAAGTGGTACTACATTGCGAACATGTTTAGGTATGAGGAACCTCAAAGTGGACGTTATAGAGAATTTTGGCAGGCTGGAGTTGAGTTGATTGGAAGCGATAAGATTGAAGCTGATGCGGAAGTTATAGCCCTATTCGTCGATAGTTACCTCTCAACTGGACTGAAGGATTTTACCGTTAATATTGGAGATAGGGTTCTCCTCGATGAATTCGCAAAGATGCTAGGCGTTAAGGATGACATTGGATTGATGAGGATTATAGACAAGAAGGACAAGCTATCCCAGGAGGAGTTCCTCAAGGCGCTTGGAGAGTTCGGCCTTGATGAAAATGGCATAGAAAAAGTTCTCAACCTTATAGAGATAAAAGGAAAACCTGATGATGTTTTACCGCTAGCTGAAGAGTTATTCACTAGCGAGAGAGCTAAGGAAGAGATTTCTAGGTTATATAACTTAGTCGATATTCTTAGCTGGTATGAAGTAGATGAGTGGATTCAGATAGACTTAGGGATAGCAAGGGGATTTGATTACTATACGAGCATCGTATTTGAAGCCATAGTTCCAAATGATCTTGGAATAGGTTCCATTGGTGGAGGAGGAAGATACGATAATCTAATTGAGGTTTTCGGAGGAAAGCCTACTCCCGCTACTGGATTTGCAATTGGGATAGAAAGGTTAATCCCAATACTTGAGTGGAAAGGTTTATTACCAGAGCTAAAAGCTGGTCCAGATGTCTTCGTGATTCCAGTTGGGGATTCAAGGGATGTTGCAACGGCAATAGTTACAAGGCTCAGGAAAGCGGGAATAAGGAGTGATATTGAGTTGAGTGGGAGGAAGCTGAGAAAAGCCTTGGATTACGCAAACAGAATAGGAGTCAGACTGTCGATAATAGTAGGCAAAAGAGACCTTGAAAGAGGAGTTGTAACAATTAGGGATTTAGAAAGTGGAAATCAAGTTGAAGTCCCTGTAGATAACGTTGTCACGAAGGTAAGGGAGTTGCTCAACCAGTAG